GAGGCTCGGCCCAGGCCAGCTTAGCCAGCGTCTTAAGTCGGGTTTCCTAGCAGAGCCCAAGATGGGTCCTATGCATGTGGTGTATTGGAGAAGGGCTCTTGGGAGAAAGAGGAGTGAGGGAAATGGGCCAAGAGAAAGAGCCGAGCAGGAATGTGGTCTCAACTGGAGTCTAGCCTCAGCCCAATCCCATGAAGAGCACTGGAGGGAGAACTGTACCCAGCAGTTGACCACAGGAAGGCAAGGGGGCCCGCTTTTTTGTATATCCATATCAGTCTGTTGTTGGTTACTGGAGGTGAGGGGGAAACCTTTCCAAGTGAGGTGGTTTCCATTCAGCTGAGGGCAGTTCTctagagaaggggtgggggggggggcagctgggagCCAGTAGCAGCCAACACACAGTAGCTGGGCAGCCAGCTCCGGTATTTTCAGGGGCTCCACCACCATGCCCCAGCCACTGTAAGCTCTGCAGTAGGGGAGACAGGACTACGAAACTATGAAGGGAGATGATTTGGATCAATGCTTCCTGGGCTTCCTACCATAAGAGATGCCCAAAGGTCTGGAGACTGGGGGGACCTGAGTGCACAACTCAGGTTCCCCCACCTCCAGTAAgatggggtggggaaagaggggaGCACAGCCTCTCAGAGCAAAACTCATTGCTTGGTCCTCCCCCTGGGGCCTTGGGGGACACCCAAGGACCTCCAAAAGGTTTGCCTGTGCACCCCCTGGAAGATACCAGAACCCTCAACCCCCCACGCTCCTGTGGGCCAGGCATGCCCCAGGTGCCAGGTCTGCAGGTGCCTACACTTGTCACTGGAAGGAGCTAACCCTGAGGTGGTGGGCATTCCCCCACCCCACAGAGACCAGGATGAAAGCAAGGCTGTGCCCAGCCAGAATAAACACCCCCCACCCTAGTGCCCCCTGCTGGTTTATCCACTCTGCTTCCTCCCACACTGTTCCTGGCTGCCAGCTCAGGAAGGGCTGGCCCTGGGCAGGAAGTCTCGATATCCACCcgtccccaacccccacctggTCAGAATCCAGGGAACCCCACAAAACCATAAAGTACTTCCCACAGGGATCCCCTGTCCCAATATAGGAAGTAACAGATCCCAAGTGTTTTTCTCCTCACAACTGGCCCCTCCTGGCGCCTGGAATTTCACTGTTGAGAGTCTCTTGATGCCTATATCTGATTCTCTGGGGAACAGAGTTCTCCTGGGACTGGGGAGGCCTGTGGCTATTATCTGACACCAGCCTGGTGAAGGAAAAGGGCTCAGTGAGCCaaaggtgaccccccccccataccaCCTCCTCTGATTGGTGGTCTGGCCATTACACCCCATACACACTGTGCTAGAGTCTGGGCTTACAGACTCAGCCAGTGCTCAGCTGGCCAGCCCTGTACCTGTGAAGGGGACCTTGCTACAGCCTGGGCAGCTTAGAGGGGCACGTCCCAGATGCTCTCGGTTTTCACTGTCTAGGGTCTCTTCCTGCTGGGCAACCCCATGGTATTCTTGGCCATGGCCATGGCCCTCCCCAGCCTGGTCACAGGGTAGCCGTGAGGCAGCTCCAAATTTGTGCAGCTTGGAGGGGCCTGGGAGGCCTAGCATGGGTGAGGTGtgatggggaggaggtgggagcccCAAAGGCCCTGGTTGCCTGCCCTGAGGTGCCATCTTAGGTATGACACTTGGCCCATGGAGGTCcctggccccgcccaccacctATTCCCAGGCTGGCCTGGTGTCGAGGGAGGATGCAGACCAACTACTCATCGCCCTGGAGCCAGAGGCTGCCTCTGTCTATTGCCGCAAGCTGCGTCTTCACCAGCTCGTGGACCTAAGCAGCCGGGCTCCAGGCAGTGGACGCCTGGGTGAGCGCCGCTCCATCGATTCCAGCTTCCGGCAGGGTGAGCTGCACTCAGGGGCACTGACTGGTGGTATTACATTTGCCCTGGGAGGGTCAGAGGGTAACTGAGGCCAGACACTCAGCCATGTCCCACACGAAGAGgacaccacccccccctcccccagccacatcTCTGGTGGAATTCAGTCTGAGGAAGGAGGTGCAGCCCTGACCTGGGGGAGCCCAATCTGAGGATAGAGATTTCACCTTGTCCTGGGGGAGCACTGTCTGAGCAGGGCAGGACTCCATCCCAGTCCTGAATCTGAGGGTAGGGGGACACAACCTGCCCTGAGGGGAAGTGCTcaggtgagaaaggaagaaatcagcCCCTACTCTGAGCCAAAGGTGGTCTTCAGTTTTCTCTTAAACAGCCACTGAATCAGCAGCTTCTCCCATCCTGGCACATCAGctgtcttcttcctcccccacAACAGCCCTGAGCTGCTGCTACCAAGCTCAAACTCAGTGCCAGGGCCGTGCACTGAGACAGCTATGGTCAGTCTTAGTCACTCTCCCAGATGCCACCTCCCATGACTAGGAGAAATCCCAAgtcccaggctcccctggacCCCCcaagttccccccccccacacacacacacagctcctcCAAGCTCTCCTAACCCCTATTTTGCAGTGGCCCCAGCCCACCTACGTTAAGGGAATGTCCTGAGGCCAGAAATACTTCCTTCCCCTCAGCTGTTGGTCACAGCACCTGAGATTACCGCATCGGGATTTCTGGATCCTTTGAGGTCCAGACCTTTGAGGTCTACTTAGGAGTAGAGCAGGAGTTTCAGAAGAACTGGCTGCTCCAGATGCGCATGGAGGGTGCTGGTGGGAGGATGGGGTCGAGTGTGGTAGCTGAGGCACCTCCTTCTAACCCCACTGTCCTGCTGTCCCTCAACCCCCAGCCCGCGAGCAGCTGCGCCGGTCCCGCCACAGCCGCACGTTCCTGGTGGAGTCCGGCGTCGGAGAGCTGTGGGCAGAGATGcaagcaggtgggggtgggggtggacggGTGTTTCTTGAGACCTGCGGGTCACCATATACTGATTGGGGGCATGGGAACATTTGCGAAGTGGGGTTCAGACCTTAGAAACGCAGACCCTCCTCCTCCATTAGCTGCACCTAACCTGTCAGTCTCATGGtcacctgcacccccaccccactcagccGCGCCCCTAACTCCCACTTCTGGAGATTCTCCGCGGATGGAGTTGCAGAGCCCTGGAAACATTTTCCTCCAAAACCTTGAGCCCGTAACCCATTGGCGTAAGGTTCAAGCACCTGAAGTCCCTtacagccaccccacccccatcctccccGCAGGCAAGGCTAGCgactggggcagggctgggggctgggtgaACCTGGAAGGGGCGCAGAGCTGAGGGTGCAAAGCAAGCCAGGAGTGTGTGCTCACGCTCGCCGCCGCAGGAGACCGCTACGTGGTGGCAGACTGCGGGGGAGGCACGGTGGACCTGACCGTGCACCAGCTGGAGCAGCCGCATGGCACGCTAAAGGAACTCTACAAGGCATCTGGTGAGTAGCCAGCCAGCACCCTTGGTGCCCAGCGCGCCCAGGCCCCGCCAATGCCCCCTGGCGGCTGAGTCTGCGCTGACTCCCCCTTCACTCCCTGCCGGATCTCAGGCGGCCCCTATGGCGCGGTGGGCGTGGACCTGGCTTTTGAGCAGCTGCTGGGACGCATCTTTGGAGAAGACTTCATCGCCACCTTCAAAAGGCAACGCCCGGCAGCCTGGGTGGATCTGACCATCGCCTTTGAGGCCCGCAAACGCACGGCAGGCCCACACCGTGCAGGGGCACTCAACATCTCGCTGCCTTTCTCCTTCATTGACTTCTACCGCAAGCAGCGAGGCCACAACGTGGAGACAGCCCTGCGCCGGAGCAGGTGGGCCCGGGGACCAAGGACTCAAGCAGGGTTTGCGGATGCCGGACGCCCCTGCAAGGGAGGATGTGGGCCCCAGAGGACAGTGGGAGGTCTGCCCAATCTGCCCTGTGTACATGTCTTACCAGCTGGAGTCAGGGGAGGGGCCTAAGCACCCCAGCTAGAATCCTCAGGCCCGATCCGTGGCAAGAGAATCTTGAGCCCCCAGGGAAAGGGACGACATTTTGCgcctccctgcacccccacaGCCACACACACCATGCGGGCCAGGGCGCCTTCGCTCCTCTGCCTGGAGGCTCCTCTCCTGGGACTTCATGCCTGGAACTGGAGCAGGCAGACGGCTAAAAAGCTCCTGAGGGAGTGGGGTGGAAGGACACAACATGCAGTCAGTGCCCAGTGCACACGGGCCTGGAGCAGGGGTGGAGCTCCAGACCCCAGCCCATGAGCCTGTGCCCCCTTCACCAACAGCGTGAACTTCGTGAAGTGGTCCTCACAGGGGATGCTCAGGATGACTTGTGAGGCCATGAACGAGCTCTTTCAGCCCACGGTCAGTGGGATCATCCAGCACATAGGTGAGTACCGAAGCTTGGGTCCTCCACTAACCCCCACATTCACACTCGGACGCAGGAGTGACCCCTCCTTATTAGTGCCGGGACCCTCCACACATCCAAACACCGGAATGAGACCCAGAATCATCTGGGACAACCGGAGGACACAGTGTGGTGGGTATTAAGAGCTAGGAGGGATGATGTGTACAGCCTCTCCAAGTGAAAGACCctctggtgcctcagtttcctcattcataaaacgGAGTGATAGCACGGGGTTCCCAAAACTGTTATCATAGAGACTTAAAGAGCTGAAGTACTAGAGATGCGCCCACAGTGGGCAGCAGGCACTGTAAATGCGTATCCTTATCTCTTTGCCCTCCAGGacatggaggaagaggaaaaggggggGTAGTGTGTCAGGGAAGCAGAGCCCGTGAAGGCTGCCTGGAGCACTCAGTGAAAACTCGGTTTTTCTTCCTCAGAACCCGTCTACCGTTTTAGGGTGAGATGGCTAGCTTCTAGTTGCCAGCAGGATGCAGGATGGTGGAGGGGAGGTGCCCGAGGCCTCACCGCGGCGGCTTCAGAGGCTGGTGCTCTTTGTCACCTCCCTTTCCatcctctccccccgccccctcccgcagAGGCGCTGCTGGCACGGCCCGAGGTGCAGGGCGTGAAGCTGCTGTTCCTGGTGGGCGGCTTTGCCGAGTCGGCTGTGCTGCAGCACGCGGTGCAGGCGGCGCTGGGCGCCCGCGGCCTGCGCGTGGTGGTCCCGCACGACGTGGGCCTCACCATCCTCAAGGGCGCGGTGCTGTTCGGGCAAGCGCCGGGCGTGGTGCGGGTGCGCCGCTCGCCGCTCACCTACGGCGTAGGCGTGCTCAACCGATTCGTGGCTGGGCGCCACCCGCCCGAGAAACTGCTGGTCCGCGACGGCCGTCGCTGGTGCACCGACGTCTTCGAGCGCTTCGTGGCCGCCGAGCAGTCGGTGGCCCTGGGTGAGGAGGTGCGGCGCAGCTATTGCCCGGCGCGCCCGGGCCAGCGGCGCGTGCTCATCAACCTGTACTGCTGCGCCGCCGAGGACGCGCGCTTCATCACAGACCCCGGCGTGCGCAAGTGCGGCGCGCTCAGCCTGGAGCTAGAGCCCTACGACGGTGCGTCCTCCGGCCGCCGCGAGATCCGCGCCGCCATGCAGTTTGGCGACACCGAGATTAAGGTCACCGCCGTCGACGTCAGCACCAATCGCTCCGTGCGCGCCGCCATCGACTTTCTTTCCAACTGAGGGCGTGCGCGAGGACCAGTTCCCCAGTGCCAGGCCCCGCCCTCTTGTGGTCGTGGGGTCGGCTCTAGTGGATGGGCTGCTAGTTCTGAAGTCGcgcctcttcccccaccctctcgCCTGGAGAGATGAGGTCGCAGGATGGGTGGGGACAGACTCTGGCTTTGGAATTGGCCCAGGTCCGCTGACTGGAAGGCTGCAGAGCCCTGCCAAGGGCTGAGGTCAAGGAATCAGAAGAGGTTTGTAAGCCGGTGCGCCCACAGGGAACACGTCACCCCGAAGGCAGAATGCACCAGAAGACCGAGCCCTGGCctgaactggggggggggggggggggggggcgggggggaggtgtGAAGGCAGCCGGGAGAGGCGGAGCAGGGCCGCTgcaggaggggcagcaggaggaaggaggatgTGCAGAGCTTTGGCCTGAAGGGCCGCGTGCGTGGATTGATGGGCTCAGCCTACACAGGGAGCTGGGCAGAGCAGCCCCATGCCACAGAAAAATGGCTGGGGACTGGCACGAGAGTCACAGGAGTATAGGACCTCCCCAGGCGTGGCACCAACCATCCAAGTGTGActgttaattttaaaactttctcagCAGGCTAATGAGGAGGATACAGGCTGAAGGCACTTATGAGAGGATGTGGGGGAACATGGCGGGGGCCGGGGGCTTCCTTCAGGACAAATGACTCATCTGAGAAGGCCCCTAGGGCAGCCTATGAATGACCCACTTGCACCCTATCCCAGCTACCCAAGCGCAGTGGGACTTGGGGAGCTGCAGGGTGGACAGAAGAGGCACTAAGAGCTGATCTTGGCTCTGCCATCAACTCAATGTGCCATTGGGACATTTCCTGCCCACCCATGACATGCAGCTGACCCACCTGCCTGAGAACCCTAAGGCGACAATAAAGCATTTATGCTTCAGGTGAAGCCAGAGCCTGCTGGTACCTCACAGGAGAGGGCCCCAATGGAGGAGTAGTGGAGGGGGCCTGGGTTCAAAAAAGGGAGAGTGCTTTCAGCTTTGTGCAGAGCTGGGAAATGACCAGAAGGGGGTgctgctgtctctctgtcaaatatcCCAAACAGAACTTCCCCTAAGACCTCTCTCTGGCTTAGGCATAAGGCCTCACCCCAGCCAAACTTATGTCAACTATTCCCAGGCCTAAAATACCACTCGTGCATACTTCGTTGGGGGCTAGGTGCTATAATACCATGAAGTGTCCTTACCTCCTAAAAGAATGAACACAACCAGAGCTGTTCCTTAACTCATCTGCATAGGATTGGGCATTCTCAGAGCGATGGAAAACAAACATTAGCTGGCCTCTGATGTCCactgaaacttttatttctttagggtTTTATCCCAACCAGTCCTTTAAAAACCAAGTAACACAGATCTGGGGGTTAGGGCTTGGGGACTGCACCTCCCTCCTACTCAGTGTGGACAGCagtaggaaagagggagggggcaggggagggcaaaaGCCAGACAGCAGCAGCAGTAATGGGAGTGACGACGACGTCACAGAGCCAGTTCCCTCCTCTCCCAAGCCCTGGCTGGAGCCCCTgtgacttggggtggggggtgggtagaacccaccccaggccccccctcccctcctcagatAGCCTCCTTGGGGGCTCAACCCATTTCTTCCGGCaggagactgaggcacacagagaggAGGAAGTGGGAGAGGAGGACACACGAGAGGCAGGGAGGTGGCACAATGAAGGCAGAGGTGAGAGGCCCCTGGacaccccacacccaccccggggaggggtgaggaagcCACACCATGATACAGCGTTCGGGGAG
This sequence is a window from Lynx canadensis isolate LIC74 chromosome A3, mLynCan4.pri.v2, whole genome shotgun sequence. Protein-coding genes within it:
- the HSPA12B gene encoding heat shock 70 kDa protein 12B, producing the protein MLAVPEMGLQGLYIGSSPERSPVPSPPGSPRTQESCGIAPLTPSQSPKPEARAPQHAPFSVVVAIDFGTTSSGYAFSFASDPEAIHMMRKWEGGDPGVAHQKTPTCLLLTPEGAFHSFGYTARDYYHDLDPEEARDWLYFEKFKMKIHSATDLTLKTQLEAVNGKKMPALEVFAHALRFFKEHALQELREQCPSLPEKDTVRWVLTVPAIWKQPAKQFMREAAYLAGLVSREDADQLLIALEPEAASVYCRKLRLHQLVDLSSRAPGSGRLGERRSIDSSFRQAREQLRRSRHSRTFLVESGVGELWAEMQAGDRYVVADCGGGTVDLTVHQLEQPHGTLKELYKASGGPYGAVGVDLAFEQLLGRIFGEDFIATFKRQRPAAWVDLTIAFEARKRTAGPHRAGALNISLPFSFIDFYRKQRGHNVETALRRSSVNFVKWSSQGMLRMTCEAMNELFQPTVSGIIQHIEALLARPEVQGVKLLFLVGGFAESAVLQHAVQAALGARGLRVVVPHDVGLTILKGAVLFGQAPGVVRVRRSPLTYGVGVLNRFVAGRHPPEKLLVRDGRRWCTDVFERFVAAEQSVALGEEVRRSYCPARPGQRRVLINLYCCAAEDARFITDPGVRKCGALSLELEPYDGASSGRREIRAAMQFGDTEIKVTAVDVSTNRSVRAAIDFLSN